In Nicotiana tabacum cultivar K326 chromosome 2, ASM71507v2, whole genome shotgun sequence, the following proteins share a genomic window:
- the LOC107812343 gene encoding G-type lectin S-receptor-like serine/threonine-protein kinase At4g03230, with translation MQMQHSFFVVLFVILLCIHQSLGIDMISVNHSIFGNQTIVSSGENFELGFFKPGTSKKYYLGIWYRNVIPQTVVWVANREKPLSATDMMSAELKVLDGNLVLITESKSLFWSTNISSTSSNSLVATISDDGNLIFSDGLNSTPPLWQSFDHPTDTWLPNAKTKYDKRSNTTKNIISWKNSEDPSPGLFSVEMDQSNRQFLLKWNRTEMYSATGPWNGRIFSLMPEMSLNSQRYNFTYVDNENESYFMYSVSNSHKIRLTLDVSGQIRHLIWVENLMEWQLFTTQPRQPCEVYASCGAFSICNKESASFCNCLTGFTPRSDADWDLNDHSGGCVRRLSLQCGTGKTKGSFLKNSEVTLPEHSQTVAAASAEECHSICLNDCSCNAYAYDTSACLIWNDELLNLMQLSPGDGGGSVIYTRLNALDQALGEVTKSGQLAVKLKVIISAVVVLAAVALCSFSYIYYRRKMAKRKANQQSTEGNPVPHWTEREAQNLIYENDKQDIAVPFFHLEKILAATDNFSDAHKLGQGGFGPVYKGIFSGGQEIAVKRLSSQSRQGIDEFRNKVILISKLQHRNLVRLLGYCITGYEQILLYEYMPNKSLDTFIFDQTLSKLLKWKKRFEIISGISRGLLYLHEDSRLRIIHRDLKTSNILLDQEMNPKISDFGLARIVEEKTTEANTKKVVGTYGYMSPEYALEGLFSIKSDVFSLGVVILEIVTGRRNTGFYQSKEASNLLGYAWNFWKEERALHLLDHSLLESCNPKEAMKCINIGLLCVQEDPGDRPTMSNVVTMLRSESMPIPKPNQPAFVSRKYVSNASPASSAKPHSSSKIELTITMEEGR, from the exons ATGCAAATGCAGCATAGTTTTTTTGTCGTACTTTTTGTGATCCTTCTATGTATCCATCAGTCTCTTGGAATAGATATGATCTCCGTAAATCACTCCATTTTTGGAAACCAAACTATAGTCTCTTCAGGTGAAAACTTTGAGCTAGGATTCTTCAAACCAGGTACGTCGAAAAAATATTATCTTGGTATATGGTACAGGAATGTAATTCCACAAACTGTAGTTTGGGTAGCAAACAGGGAGAAACCACTTTCTGCTACTGATATGATGTCCGCCGAGTTGAAAGTTTTAGATGGCAATTTAGTGCTTATTACTGAATCCAAAAGCTTGTTTTGGTCCACAAATATCAGCTCCACCAGCTCAAATTCACTAGTAGCCACTATTTCTGATGATGGTAATTTGATTTTTAGTGATGGATTAAACTCAACTCCTCCACTTTGGCAAAGCTTTGATCATCCGACTGATACATGGTTGCCAAATGCTAAAACGAAATATGACAAGCGTTCTAATACTACAAAAAACATTATTTCTTGGAAGAACTCAGAGGATCCTTCTCCGGGACTTTTTTCCGTAGAGATGGATCAGAGCAATAGGCAGTTCCTCTTAAAGTGGAATAGGACTGAAATGTACTCAGCTACTGGACCTTGGAACGGGCGTATTTTCAGCTTGATGCCTGAAATGAGTTTGAATTCCCAGAGATACAATTTTACTTATGTTGATAATGAAAATGAGAGCTATTTTATGTATTCTGTAAGCAATTCTCACAAAATTAGATTAACTCTAGATGTCTCAGGGCAAATCAGGCATCTGATTTGGGTGGAAAATTTGATGGAATGGCAACTTTTTACAACTCAACCAAGACAACCTTGCGAGGTTTATGCTAGTTGTGGTGCCTTTAGCATTTGCAATAAGGAGTCCGCGTCCTTTTGTAATTGCTTGACCGGTTTCACACCTAGATCTGATGCAGATTGGGACTTGAATGATCATTCCGGTGGCTGTGTAAGGAGGTTAAGCTTGCAGTGCGGTACTGGTAAAACGAAGGGCAGTTTTTTGAAGAATTCCGAGGTGACATTACCTGAACATTCTCAAACTGTGGCAGCTGCTAGTGCTGAGGAATGCCATTCTATTTGCTTGAATGATTGTTCCTGTAATGCCTATGCTTATGATACCAGTGCATGTTTAATTTGGAACGATGAATTGTTGAATCTAATGCAACTCTCACCAGGAGATGGCGGTGGAAGTGTAATCTATACCAGACTTAACGCCTTGGATCAAGCACTCGGCGAAG TTACAAAATCAGGCCAATTGGCCGTGAAGCTTAAAGTTATCATTTCTGCTGTGGTAGTCCTTGCAGCTGTAGCTTTATGCAGCTTTAGTTACATATATTATAGGAGAAAGATGGCAAAGAGAAAAG CAAACCAACAAAGCACAGAAGGGAATCCAGTGCCACATTGGACAGAAAGAGAAGCACAAAACTTGATCTACGAAAATGATAAGCAAGACATCGCTGTTCCATTCTTTcatttggaaaaaatattagcAGCCACAGATAATTTCTCAGATGCACATAAGCTTGGACAAGGAGGATTTGGTCCTGTTTATAAG GGTATATTCTCAGGTGGACAAGAAATTGCTGTAAAAAGGTTATCAAGTCAATCTAGACAGGGCATTGACGAATTCAGGAACAAAGTCATACTGATTTCCAAACTTCAACATAGAAATTTAGTCAGACTTTTAGGCTACTGTATCACAGGGTATGAACAGATTCTACTTTACGAGTATATGCCAAACAAAAGTCTAGACACCTTCATATTCG ATCAAACGCTTAGCAAGTTATTGAAATGGAAAAAGCGATTTGAGATCATATCAGGAATTTCTCGAGGACTTCTCTATCTTCATGAAGACTCGAGACTGAGAATTATTCATAGAGATCTGAAAACAAGTAACATTCTGTTGGATCAAgaaatgaacccaaaaatatcagaCTTTGGCTTGGCAAGGATTGTTGAAGAAAAAACAACAGAAGCAAATACCAAGAAAGTGGTCGGAACTTA tGGATATATGTCTCCTGAATACGCATTGGAGGGGTTATTCTCGATCAAGTCAGATGTATTCAGCTTAGGAGTAGTCATACTGGAGATAGTAACCGGAAGAAGAAACACCGGATTTTATCAGTCTAAAGAGGCTTCAAACCTTTTAGGCTAT GCATGGAATTTCTGGAAAGAAGAACGGGCACTACATTTGCTGGATCATTCATTGCTCGAATCATGCAACCCGAAAGAAGCAATGAAGTGCATAAACATTGGACTGTTATGTGTGCAAGAAGATCCAGGTGATCGTCCTACTATGTCAAATGTAGTAACGATGCTTCGCAGTGAAAGTATGCCTATTCCAAAACCTAATCAACCAGCTTTCGTATCAAGGAAATATGTTTCTAATGCATCTCCGGCTTCATCTGCTAAGCCACACAGCTCCTCTAAAATTGAGTTGACAATCACAATGGAAGAAGGCCGATAG